One stretch of Pedobacter riviphilus DNA includes these proteins:
- a CDS encoding ABC transporter substrate-binding protein, whose protein sequence is MEKIINLKGITWNHSRGLLPMVATAQRFSELHPNVNITWEKRSLQQFADFSIQELAERFDLLVIDHPWAGFAAKTKSIVPLDLYLSKEYLKDQEENSVGQSYESYFYNEHLWALPIDAATPVAASRPDLFAQKDLQLPKSFEDLLVLADKGLVAFAGIPIDVLMNFYTLCCSLGEDPCQGDEQVVSKEIGVRALQMYRELASKIDQANFNRNPIQVYEAMTLTDEIAYCPFAYGYSNYSRSGYARKTLHFHDMISLDGKTNLRSTLGGTGLAISAKCEALEMATKYVEFVGSPACQSTLFFESGGQPGHLAAWKNEEVNRQSQHYFLNTLPALQRAFLRPRYHGSMYFQDHAGDVVHDYLMNGGDEIQVLSALNKLYQQSKSLVLS, encoded by the coding sequence GTGGAGAAGATAATTAATTTAAAAGGAATAACCTGGAACCATAGCCGCGGGCTTTTGCCGATGGTGGCTACGGCACAGCGATTTTCAGAATTGCACCCAAATGTAAATATCACCTGGGAGAAAAGAAGTTTGCAGCAATTTGCCGATTTTTCAATCCAGGAGTTGGCAGAACGATTTGATCTCTTGGTTATCGATCATCCCTGGGCAGGTTTTGCCGCAAAAACAAAATCAATAGTGCCTTTGGATCTTTATCTTTCTAAAGAATATTTGAAAGATCAGGAAGAAAATTCGGTAGGTCAATCTTATGAAAGTTATTTTTATAATGAACACTTATGGGCACTACCGATAGATGCGGCAACTCCTGTAGCAGCTTCAAGACCAGATTTATTCGCTCAAAAGGATTTGCAATTACCTAAATCTTTTGAAGATCTATTGGTACTTGCCGATAAAGGTTTAGTGGCTTTTGCAGGTATTCCCATCGATGTTTTAATGAATTTTTACACCCTTTGCTGCTCTTTAGGTGAAGATCCTTGTCAGGGTGATGAACAGGTGGTTTCTAAGGAAATTGGTGTTAGGGCTTTGCAAATGTACCGTGAACTGGCCTCTAAAATAGATCAAGCAAACTTCAACAGAAACCCGATCCAGGTATATGAAGCAATGACTTTAACCGACGAAATTGCGTATTGCCCTTTCGCTTATGGCTACTCAAACTATTCGCGTAGTGGTTATGCCCGCAAAACCTTGCATTTCCACGATATGATTTCTTTAGATGGTAAAACCAACCTGAGAAGCACATTAGGTGGAACAGGTTTAGCCATTTCTGCTAAATGCGAAGCATTGGAGATGGCTACCAAATATGTAGAATTCGTAGGTTCGCCGGCTTGTCAGTCTACTTTGTTTTTTGAAAGTGGCGGTCAGCCAGGGCATTTGGCCGCATGGAAAAATGAAGAAGTCAACCGCCAGAGCCAGCATTATTTTCTGAATACTTTACCGGCCTTGCAAAGAGCTTTTCTTCGTCCACGTTACCATGGTTCGATGTATTTTCAAGATCACGCGGGCGATGTGGTGCACGATTATTTAATGAATGGAGGCGATGAAATCCAGGTTTTATCGGCACTGAATAAATTATATCAGCAATCTAAAAGTTTAGTGTTATCATGA
- a CDS encoding CaiB/BaiF CoA transferase family protein: MNRPLEGLLVLEFCQFLAGPSAGLKLADLGARVIKIERPKTGDACRSLSIKNLFVDEDSLLFHTINRNKESYTADLKNPEDLERLKKLISTADVMTHNFRPGVMEKIGLDYENVQKINPKIIYGMVTGYGSEGPWKNKPGQDLLVQSVSGLTFLSGVDVDGPVPFGLSVSDIMCGNHLAQGIMAALIKRAKTNKSVLVEVSLLESILDVQFEVLTTYLNDGGKLPDRSGAKGSAHAYLSAPYGMYETNNGYIAMAMGNLPNICTIINCDITDLYVEAGSAFKNRDKLIIRLAETFKKDGTKHWVDLLEGHGIWCTEVLNYQTATTLNTYKSLQIEQELDLDEGKKIKTTVSPIRLDNEKLFASKAAPKLGFDTAGINKEFELN; this comes from the coding sequence ATGAACAGACCGCTTGAAGGACTTTTGGTTTTAGAGTTTTGCCAATTTTTGGCAGGGCCATCAGCTGGCTTGAAACTGGCTGATTTAGGTGCCCGTGTGATTAAAATCGAACGACCAAAAACAGGCGATGCCTGCAGATCTTTATCCATCAAGAATCTTTTTGTGGATGAAGACAGCCTGCTTTTTCACACCATTAACCGAAATAAAGAAAGTTATACCGCCGATTTAAAAAATCCGGAAGATTTAGAACGACTTAAAAAATTAATCAGCACGGCCGATGTAATGACACATAATTTCCGCCCTGGTGTGATGGAGAAAATTGGCCTGGATTATGAAAACGTTCAAAAAATCAACCCGAAAATTATTTACGGGATGGTAACCGGCTATGGAAGTGAAGGCCCGTGGAAAAACAAGCCAGGGCAGGACTTATTGGTACAATCCGTTTCAGGATTAACATTTTTATCGGGTGTTGACGTAGACGGACCAGTTCCTTTCGGACTTTCTGTTTCGGATATTATGTGCGGAAACCATTTGGCACAAGGTATTATGGCCGCTTTGATCAAAAGGGCAAAAACCAATAAAAGTGTTTTGGTTGAGGTGAGTTTGCTCGAATCCATTTTAGATGTACAATTTGAAGTATTAACCACCTACTTAAATGATGGTGGTAAATTGCCCGATAGAAGCGGAGCAAAAGGCAGTGCACACGCTTATTTAAGCGCTCCTTATGGCATGTACGAAACCAACAACGGTTATATTGCCATGGCCATGGGCAACCTGCCGAATATCTGTACGATCATCAATTGCGATATTACCGACCTGTATGTGGAGGCAGGTTCAGCATTCAAAAACCGCGATAAATTAATTATCCGCCTCGCCGAAACCTTTAAAAAAGACGGTACAAAACATTGGGTTGATCTTTTGGAAGGCCATGGTATTTGGTGCACAGAAGTATTAAATTATCAAACCGCTACAACATTGAATACCTATAAAAGCCTACAGATTGAACAGGAATTGGATTTAGATGAAGGCAAAAAAATAAAGACAACAGTAAGCCCGATTAGATTGGATAATGAAAAGTTATTTGCTTCGAAAGCTGCGCCAAAACTTGGTTTTGATACGGCTGGGATTAATAAAGAGTTTGAATTAAATTAA
- a CDS encoding CaiB/BaiF CoA transferase family protein, with the protein MLPLEDYLVIDFSQFLSGPSASLRLADMGARVIKIERLGVGDICRTLYTSNLIMNGESSVFHAINRNKESFEVDLKRKEDCEMVRELLKKADIMIHNFRPGVMERLGFDYQSVIALNPTLIYGEISGYGNRTEWKNKPGQDLLLQSVTGLTALTGNADSGPVAMGLSIVDMLAGAHLAQGILACLYRKALKKEGGLVQISMMESAYDFQFETITTFMNDGGSLPQRSKKNNANAYLGAPYGIYQTENGYLALAMGSIPQLGNLLGCEKLEEYVEVSEAFDKRDEIKAILADHLLSATTEKWLSILEPADIWCADVLNWNALMAHEGFKVLKMVQEVEMIDGYKYKTTRCPIRIDGELLTSAIGSPKLGQDNEKIIKEFITQHTTANA; encoded by the coding sequence ATGCTACCGCTTGAAGATTATTTAGTTATCGATTTCAGCCAGTTCCTATCGGGGCCATCAGCAAGTTTGCGCCTGGCCGATATGGGTGCGCGTGTAATCAAAATTGAGCGTTTGGGTGTTGGCGACATTTGCCGAACGCTCTATACTTCAAATCTGATTATGAACGGCGAATCGTCGGTTTTTCATGCCATCAATAGAAATAAAGAAAGTTTTGAAGTTGATTTAAAACGCAAAGAAGATTGCGAAATGGTCCGCGAATTGCTTAAAAAAGCAGATATAATGATCCATAACTTCCGTCCAGGGGTAATGGAGCGTTTGGGTTTCGATTATCAATCCGTAATCGCTTTAAATCCAACCCTAATTTATGGCGAAATTTCAGGCTATGGCAACAGGACCGAATGGAAAAACAAACCTGGTCAGGATTTACTTTTGCAATCGGTTACCGGCTTAACCGCTTTAACCGGAAATGCCGATAGTGGCCCTGTAGCAATGGGTTTATCCATTGTAGATATGTTGGCAGGCGCGCACTTGGCGCAGGGAATCCTGGCCTGTTTATACCGAAAAGCATTAAAAAAAGAAGGTGGTCTTGTGCAGATCAGCATGATGGAATCCGCTTACGATTTCCAGTTTGAAACCATCACTACTTTTATGAATGATGGAGGATCGTTACCCCAACGTTCTAAAAAGAATAATGCAAATGCATATTTAGGCGCTCCTTATGGGATTTATCAAACAGAAAACGGATATTTAGCCCTAGCGATGGGTTCAATTCCACAGTTGGGAAATTTACTTGGCTGCGAGAAATTGGAAGAATACGTGGAAGTAAGCGAAGCATTTGATAAGCGTGATGAGATTAAGGCCATTTTGGCTGATCATCTTTTATCGGCGACTACCGAAAAATGGCTTTCCATTTTAGAACCTGCTGATATTTGGTGTGCTGATGTATTAAACTGGAATGCTTTAATGGCCCATGAGGGTTTTAAGGTATTGAAGATGGTTCAGGAAGTGGAAATGATAGATGGGTATAAATATAAAACCACCAGATGCCCGATCCGCATTGATGGAGAATTATTGACTTCAGCAATTGGTTCGCCAAAACTAGGACAGGATAATGAAAAAATTATCAAAGAATTTATAACACAGCATACCACTGCAAATGCATAA
- a CDS encoding extracellular solute-binding protein translates to MHNQIETFRIAVRKFAPFEATMQKFWEQYCTRSGCTLKLEMVVMDLHELYDSTITQKGLAKGNFDIAHISTDWVLEGYSGNDFEVLNPYINKNKPDDFPRGWSKSLLGLQRFGWEVVGLPFHDGPECFIYRRDLFESETEKARYFAQFGKTLAVPKTWEDFHQIARFFNRPEQNLYGSIFACYPDGHNTVFDFALQLWTRGGTLVNKNGFIQINTQAAIDGLNFYRKIVNDKTAVHPKSAAFESVAAGIAFSQGEAAMMINWFGFAAMCEVDANSKVKGKIDVERLPCAPGKNSASLNVYWLYTIAKGSKNKDIAYDFLRFALAAEQDKQLTLAGGIGCRISTWKDEEINQVIPYYHKLEQLHEVANMLPQKQNWAAIAAIIDQMVLQAINTDATTEALIQLAQNQINEIDK, encoded by the coding sequence ATGCATAACCAAATAGAAACTTTCAGGATAGCCGTTCGTAAATTTGCGCCATTTGAAGCTACTATGCAGAAATTCTGGGAGCAATATTGCACCCGTTCGGGCTGTACACTAAAGTTGGAAATGGTGGTAATGGACCTGCACGAACTTTACGACAGTACCATCACTCAAAAAGGTTTGGCAAAAGGCAATTTTGATATTGCGCACATCAGTACCGATTGGGTGTTGGAAGGCTATTCAGGCAATGATTTCGAAGTTTTAAATCCATACATCAACAAAAACAAACCCGACGATTTCCCGAGGGGTTGGAGCAAATCGCTTTTAGGGCTGCAGCGCTTCGGCTGGGAAGTAGTGGGCTTACCATTTCATGATGGACCAGAATGTTTTATTTATAGAAGAGATCTATTCGAAAGTGAAACTGAAAAGGCCCGATATTTTGCTCAATTCGGCAAAACCTTAGCAGTACCCAAAACCTGGGAAGATTTTCATCAGATTGCCCGTTTTTTTAACCGTCCCGAACAAAATTTATATGGCAGTATTTTCGCCTGCTATCCGGATGGCCACAATACTGTTTTCGATTTTGCTTTGCAATTATGGACGAGGGGCGGGACACTGGTTAATAAAAATGGGTTTATCCAGATTAATACCCAGGCAGCCATTGATGGTTTAAATTTTTACCGTAAAATCGTTAACGATAAAACTGCTGTTCATCCAAAATCTGCAGCATTCGAATCTGTAGCTGCCGGAATAGCTTTTTCACAAGGTGAAGCCGCCATGATGATTAATTGGTTTGGTTTTGCGGCCATGTGCGAAGTAGATGCAAACTCTAAGGTAAAAGGGAAAATTGATGTGGAACGATTGCCATGCGCCCCAGGTAAAAACTCAGCTTCGTTAAATGTTTATTGGCTTTACACCATTGCAAAGGGCAGTAAAAATAAAGACATTGCCTACGATTTTCTCCGCTTTGCACTGGCTGCAGAACAGGATAAACAACTCACTTTAGCGGGAGGGATCGGTTGCAGGATTTCGACCTGGAAAGATGAAGAGATCAACCAGGTTATTCCTTATTACCATAAACTGGAACAATTACATGAGGTGGCCAATATGTTGCCACAGAAACAAAATTGGGCAGCTATTGCCGCCATTATCGATCAAATGGTTTTACAGGCCATCAATACCGATGCCACAACTGAAGCGCTCATCCAGCTTGCACAGAACCAGATTAACGAAATTGACAAATGA
- a CDS encoding Gfo/Idh/MocA family protein yields the protein MSIDIKYKPELPQTKQPIIIIGAGGIVADAHLPAYKIAGFEVHGIVNRTKERAQKLADVFGIPNVYNSVDEAVKLAPANAVYDLTIMPEQYIETLKQLPDGSAVLIQKPMGDDFTQAKEILELCRTKNLKAAINFQLRFAPFVSAAKYIIDKGLIGELYDMEVRVTIKTPWEIFPHVIIHPRLEIQYHSIHYVDLIRSFLGNPESILAKTLKHPAKSLSSSRSTILFDYGDTMHAVINTNHDHDFGPNHQESYIKWEGTKGAIVAKIGLLMDYPHGVPDVFEYCIVEDGKSPEWQTVKLEGSWFPEAFIGTMANLMRYNEGSGNVLHTSVEDVIQTMAVVESAYQSSDIGGVKVKEKLKG from the coding sequence ATGAGTATTGATATCAAATATAAACCCGAACTGCCACAAACCAAGCAGCCTATCATCATTATTGGTGCAGGCGGGATAGTGGCAGATGCACATCTTCCAGCGTATAAAATTGCTGGTTTTGAAGTACATGGCATTGTAAACCGGACGAAAGAGCGGGCACAGAAATTGGCTGATGTTTTTGGAATTCCAAACGTTTATAATTCTGTTGATGAGGCGGTTAAACTTGCTCCAGCAAATGCAGTTTACGATTTAACGATCATGCCTGAGCAATACATCGAAACATTAAAGCAGTTGCCCGATGGAAGTGCGGTGTTAATTCAAAAACCCATGGGAGATGATTTTACACAGGCAAAAGAAATCCTCGAACTCTGCAGAACCAAGAATTTAAAAGCGGCTATAAACTTTCAATTACGTTTTGCACCATTTGTAAGTGCCGCAAAATACATCATCGATAAAGGTTTAATCGGCGAATTATACGATATGGAAGTCCGCGTAACGATTAAAACACCATGGGAGATTTTTCCGCATGTAATTATCCATCCACGTTTAGAAATTCAATACCACAGCATTCATTATGTCGATTTAATCCGTTCATTTTTGGGTAATCCTGAGAGTATTTTAGCCAAAACCTTAAAACATCCGGCGAAAAGTTTGTCATCATCTCGTTCCACGATCTTATTCGATTATGGAGATACGATGCATGCGGTAATCAACACCAACCACGACCACGATTTCGGTCCAAATCATCAGGAAAGTTATATTAAATGGGAGGGAACCAAAGGCGCCATTGTGGCTAAAATTGGCTTATTGATGGATTATCCGCACGGTGTACCAGATGTTTTTGAATACTGTATTGTAGAAGATGGAAAATCACCAGAATGGCAAACAGTTAAGTTAGAGGGATCTTGGTTTCCAGAGGCTTTTATAGGTACCATGGCCAATTTAATGCGCTATAATGAAGGTTCAGGCAATGTTTTACATACCAGTGTCGAGGATGTGATTCAAACCATGGCCGTGGTAGAAAGTGCCTACCAATCGAGTGATATTGGTGGCGTAAAGGTTAAAGAGAAATTAAAAGGGTAA
- a CDS encoding MaoC/PaaZ C-terminal domain-containing protein — protein sequence MYFKSTFFEDYQLQDKRITLGRTITETDFVVHAGHTGDFFPHHMDAEWCATQPFKQRIAHGTMIFSIGIGLTASEINPEAMSKGYDKLRFVKPVFIGDTIHSEITISEKGESKRPEYGTVTEHVEIINQHGAVVLVCDHLLVVRKK from the coding sequence ATGTATTTCAAATCAACATTTTTTGAAGATTATCAATTACAAGATAAACGTATAACGCTAGGTCGTACCATAACAGAAACCGATTTTGTAGTTCATGCAGGTCATACAGGCGATTTTTTTCCGCACCATATGGATGCCGAATGGTGTGCAACACAGCCGTTCAAACAACGAATAGCCCACGGAACGATGATTTTTAGCATTGGTATCGGTTTAACTGCATCAGAAATCAATCCTGAAGCCATGAGTAAAGGATATGATAAATTGCGATTCGTAAAACCTGTTTTTATTGGCGACACCATTCACTCCGAAATAACCATTTCTGAAAAAGGGGAGAGCAAAAGGCCAGAATATGGCACCGTAACCGAGCATGTAGAAATCATCAACCAACACGGAGCGGTTGTATTAGTCTGCGACCATCTTTTGGTAGTGAGGAAAAAGTAA
- the fucP gene encoding L-fucose:H+ symporter permease — protein sequence MNHNTQQEIVTEGDPSSGKKYLLPFILVISLFFLWGMAHNLDSILIPHLKKACNLNNRQSTLIDTSVFFAYFLMAIPAGMILKKWGYKATMISGLLAFAFGAFLFVPAANNLSYITFLIALFIIGCGLTMLETSANPYAAVLGDPTKATSRLNLAASFNGLAAMVAPMIGGLFILSGKSHSKEELAAMTEAGRNSYFLKEAASVKTPYISLGIVLLIIAAVFYFIHLPEIKTKSIDGEAKGSFFGALRHKHLKWAVVAQFFYVGAQVCVTSFFIRMAQQGGGFDERTAASFLAIYGFLFTAGRFAGTAILQFVSSNKLLAIYAVISILLCLVAILGKGSYVVYALGAVGFFMSIMFPTIFALGIDGIGDDTKPGSSWLIMSIVGGAILPFGMGSLIDMYGDNIQIGYSIPLVCFVFVLYFGLRGYKIAHK from the coding sequence ATGAACCACAACACGCAGCAAGAAATTGTAACTGAGGGCGATCCCTCATCAGGAAAGAAGTATTTATTGCCTTTTATACTCGTAATCAGCTTGTTTTTCCTTTGGGGAATGGCACATAACCTCGATTCTATCCTGATTCCACACTTAAAAAAAGCCTGTAACCTCAATAATAGGCAGTCTACTTTAATTGATACCTCAGTTTTCTTTGCTTATTTTTTAATGGCGATTCCAGCTGGAATGATTTTGAAAAAGTGGGGTTATAAAGCAACCATGATCTCAGGTTTACTTGCTTTTGCTTTCGGTGCGTTTTTATTTGTGCCAGCTGCCAATAACCTGTCGTACATTACATTTTTGATTGCACTTTTTATTATTGGTTGTGGTTTAACCATGCTCGAAACTTCTGCTAATCCTTATGCTGCTGTATTGGGTGATCCAACGAAAGCAACGAGCAGATTAAACCTGGCGGCATCTTTCAACGGATTGGCTGCTATGGTGGCTCCAATGATTGGCGGATTATTTATCCTTTCAGGTAAATCGCACAGCAAAGAAGAATTGGCAGCCATGACAGAGGCAGGTAGAAACAGTTATTTCTTAAAAGAGGCCGCATCAGTTAAAACACCATACATTTCCCTTGGCATTGTTTTATTGATAATAGCCGCTGTATTTTACTTTATTCACCTTCCCGAAATCAAAACCAAAAGTATTGATGGAGAAGCAAAAGGAAGTTTTTTTGGCGCACTACGTCACAAACATTTAAAGTGGGCAGTCGTTGCTCAGTTCTTTTATGTTGGTGCGCAGGTTTGTGTTACCAGTTTCTTTATTAGAATGGCCCAACAGGGTGGAGGCTTCGATGAGCGGACGGCAGCCTCATTTTTAGCGATATATGGATTTTTGTTTACTGCTGGACGCTTTGCAGGAACTGCGATTTTACAGTTTGTATCATCGAATAAACTGCTCGCTATTTATGCTGTAATCTCTATTTTATTGTGTTTAGTTGCCATTTTAGGTAAAGGTTCTTATGTAGTTTATGCTTTAGGTGCTGTCGGATTCTTTATGTCAATTATGTTTCCAACCATATTCGCGTTAGGAATCGATGGTATAGGTGATGATACCAAGCCAGGCTCTTCATGGTTGATCATGTCGATTGTGGGCGGCGCAATTTTACCATTCGGTATGGGAAGTTTAATCGATATGTATGGCGACAATATCCAGATTGGCTATAGCATCCCATTGGTTTGTTTTGTTTTCGTCCTTTATTTTGGCTTACGGGGTTATAAAATCGCACACAAATAA